The Enterobacter oligotrophicus sequence AAACCATGCGTATGGAGATGGTCAGCTTTGCCGAGCTGGTCCTGAACCCGGTTGCACAGGTTAAATTCGTTCACACTGTGGCCTCTGGCTATGTGTGCGGCGCGATGTTTGTACTGGGTATCAGCTCCTACTATATGCTGCGTGGTCGTGACTTCGCGTTCGCAAAACGCTCCTTTGCTATCGCAGCAAGTTTCGGTATGGCGGCAATTCTGTCCGTTATCGTTCTGGGTGATGAATCCGGTTACGAAATGGGCGACGTTCAGAAAACCAAGCTGGCCGCTATCGAAGCCGAATGGGAAACCCAACCGGCTCCGGCTGCGTTTACGCTGTTCGGTATTCCCGATCAGGATGCGCAGGAAAACCGCTTCGCCATTCAGATCCCTTACGCGCTGGGCATTATTGCCACTCGCTCCGTCGACAAACAGGTCACTGGCCTGAAAGAGCTGATGGTGCAGCATGAAGAGCGTATTCGTAACGGGATGAAAGCCTACTCGCTGCTGGAACAGCTGCGCGCCGGTTCAACCGACCAGGCGGTTCGCGACCAGTTCAACGATGTGAAGAAAGACCTGGGCTACGGTCTGCTGTTGAAACGCTATACCCCGAACGTCTCTGATGCGACGGAAGCGCAGATTCAGATGGCAACCAAAGACTCCATTCCACGCGTTGCACCGCTGTACTTCGCGTTCCGTATCATGGTGGGCTGCGGCATCATCATGCTGCTGATCATCGCGGCGTCCTTCTGGTCCGTGATTCGCAACCGCATTGGTGAGAAAAAATGGCTGCTGCGCACGGCGCTGTACGGTATCCCGCTGCCGT is a genomic window containing:
- the cydA gene encoding cytochrome ubiquinol oxidase subunit I yields the protein MLDIVELSRLQFALTAMYHFLFVPLTLGMAFLLAIMETVYVLSGKQIYKDMTKFWGKLFGINFALGVATGLTMEFQFGTNWSYYSHYVGDIFGAPLAIEGLMAFFLESTFVGLFFFGWDRLGKVQHMAVTWLVALGSNLSALWILVANGWMQNPIASDFNFETMRMEMVSFAELVLNPVAQVKFVHTVASGYVCGAMFVLGISSYYMLRGRDFAFAKRSFAIAASFGMAAILSVIVLGDESGYEMGDVQKTKLAAIEAEWETQPAPAAFTLFGIPDQDAQENRFAIQIPYALGIIATRSVDKQVTGLKELMVQHEERIRNGMKAYSLLEQLRAGSTDQAVRDQFNDVKKDLGYGLLLKRYTPNVSDATEAQIQMATKDSIPRVAPLYFAFRIMVGCGIIMLLIIAASFWSVIRNRIGEKKWLLRTALYGIPLPWIAIESGWFVAEYGRQPWAIGEVLPTAVANSSLTAGDLIFSMLLICGLYTLFLVAELFLMFKFARLGPSSLKTGRYHYEQSTATTQPAR